One part of the Arcanobacterium phocisimile genome encodes these proteins:
- a CDS encoding NADH-quinone oxidoreductase subunit G: MTTQVSPTEELVTLTVDGREVSVPKGTLIIRAAEKVGVHIPRFCDHPLLKPAAACRQCLVEVAAPGRDGTISKMPKPQPACAVTVAPGMEVYSAETSEVAKKAQHGIMEFLLINHPMDCPVCDKGGECPLQNQAMTDGRTKSRFVDIKRTYPKPISVSANILLDRDRCILCQRCTRFSSQIAGDPFIQLHGRSGGSAGMEVHGMHGSQIGNFDAGVLDFAADEETESLTALNNFAGPAGEAGLSVGYASGPVEPNEVDVTGAPFSSYFSGNVIQICPVGALTSVSYRFRARPFDLVSVPSVSEHDASGSAIRVDYRRGTVVRRLALEDMDVNEDWITDKDRFAFRWQTGTDRVVYPQLKGVDPSEPVSWAEALNVAAEGLKKAQKKGVGIITGGRVTLEDAYAYSKFARVVLGTNDIDFRTRKHSAEEDAFLAARVAGKECDVTYSDLEHAKHVLLVGLEAEEEIGSVFLRLRKGALDKTTSVSVVSAFETRGSAKMLARFIPATPGTEAEVLDAMHDAGDSIFADTYRDLAGEGAVIVLGERSADFPGTLSAAVRLAERTGAKLAWIPRRAGDRGALDAGAVAHLLPVGRLVSDPAARVDVAAAWGVERLPETPGRSTEEILAAATAGELGAVILGGVELADLPLGAREALENVFVIQLEVRKSETSELADVLLPVAPPAEKGGTFVNWEGRLRPFGQTLVSRNVPDRRVLHDLAHEFGVDLGLATLSDAVSEWALMRNWDGERGQDPVVRTAQPPVIGAGQVVLASWKLMLDAGALQSDEPNLARTARRPVALMSANTARDSQIGDYVKIIGRTGEMVLETAVIEMPDGVVWVPQNSAGSQIALIGSAAGDIVSIQATEVTK; encoded by the coding sequence ATGACAACCCAGGTATCTCCAACCGAAGAGTTGGTAACACTCACGGTCGATGGCCGGGAAGTGTCAGTTCCTAAAGGTACGCTGATCATTCGCGCAGCTGAAAAAGTCGGTGTGCATATTCCACGTTTCTGTGACCATCCGTTACTCAAACCAGCAGCTGCGTGCCGCCAGTGCTTGGTGGAGGTTGCTGCTCCGGGCCGCGACGGCACGATCTCGAAGATGCCGAAGCCACAGCCGGCATGTGCCGTAACAGTTGCACCGGGCATGGAAGTCTACTCGGCAGAAACTTCTGAGGTTGCCAAGAAGGCACAGCACGGCATCATGGAGTTCTTGCTCATCAATCACCCAATGGATTGCCCAGTGTGTGATAAAGGTGGCGAGTGCCCGCTGCAAAACCAGGCGATGACCGATGGTCGTACCAAGTCCCGCTTCGTTGACATTAAGCGCACGTATCCGAAGCCAATTTCGGTTTCGGCAAATATTTTGCTCGATCGCGACCGTTGCATCTTGTGCCAGCGTTGTACACGATTCTCGAGCCAAATTGCGGGCGACCCATTCATCCAGCTTCACGGCCGTTCCGGCGGTAGTGCTGGTATGGAAGTTCACGGCATGCACGGTTCCCAGATTGGTAATTTCGACGCCGGTGTGCTCGATTTCGCTGCGGATGAGGAAACCGAGTCGTTGACCGCACTAAACAATTTCGCGGGTCCAGCTGGCGAAGCGGGCCTGTCGGTTGGTTATGCATCTGGCCCAGTTGAGCCAAATGAAGTAGATGTGACCGGTGCGCCGTTCTCTTCCTACTTTTCCGGTAACGTCATCCAGATTTGCCCAGTGGGCGCGTTGACGTCGGTTTCTTACCGCTTCCGGGCTCGGCCATTCGATTTGGTTTCCGTTCCTTCGGTTTCTGAGCATGACGCTTCGGGTTCAGCAATCCGCGTTGATTACCGACGTGGCACGGTTGTTCGCCGTCTTGCATTGGAAGATATGGATGTCAACGAAGACTGGATCACTGACAAGGATCGGTTTGCGTTCCGCTGGCAGACTGGCACTGACCGCGTGGTCTACCCACAGCTCAAGGGCGTGGATCCAAGCGAACCAGTTTCGTGGGCAGAAGCGCTCAATGTTGCTGCTGAAGGTTTGAAAAAGGCACAGAAGAAGGGCGTTGGCATCATTACCGGCGGCCGGGTGACTCTCGAAGATGCCTACGCATACTCGAAGTTCGCACGCGTCGTCTTGGGTACGAACGATATCGACTTCCGTACCCGCAAGCACAGCGCCGAAGAAGATGCATTCTTAGCAGCTCGCGTAGCTGGCAAGGAATGCGACGTCACCTACAGCGATCTCGAGCATGCAAAGCATGTTCTACTCGTTGGCCTCGAAGCTGAAGAAGAAATCGGTTCGGTATTCTTGCGGTTGCGCAAGGGCGCTCTTGATAAGACGACGTCGGTCTCGGTAGTTTCGGCTTTCGAAACCCGCGGCAGTGCCAAAATGCTCGCCCGGTTCATCCCAGCAACGCCTGGTACTGAAGCTGAAGTTCTCGACGCTATGCACGACGCAGGCGATAGCATCTTTGCAGATACCTACCGCGATCTTGCCGGTGAAGGCGCAGTGATTGTGCTCGGTGAACGGAGTGCTGATTTCCCTGGCACACTTTCGGCAGCTGTTCGACTCGCGGAACGCACCGGTGCGAAACTTGCGTGGATTCCACGTCGTGCTGGTGATCGTGGTGCTCTTGATGCTGGCGCGGTTGCCCACCTGCTCCCAGTTGGACGTTTGGTCTCTGACCCAGCCGCACGTGTTGATGTTGCTGCTGCCTGGGGCGTTGAGCGTCTTCCGGAAACCCCAGGCCGTTCAACTGAGGAAATCTTGGCTGCGGCAACTGCTGGCGAACTCGGCGCTGTCATCCTTGGTGGTGTTGAGCTTGCAGACCTGCCACTCGGAGCACGTGAAGCACTTGAAAATGTTTTCGTGATCCAGCTCGAAGTGCGCAAGAGCGAAACATCTGAACTTGCTGATGTTTTACTCCCGGTAGCACCTCCGGCAGAAAAGGGTGGCACGTTCGTGAACTGGGAAGGCCGGTTGCGTCCATTTGGTCAGACATTAGTTTCACGCAATGTTCCAGATCGCCGCGTACTGCACGATCTGGCTCATGAGTTTGGTGTCGATCTCGGTTTGGCAACCTTGTCTGATGCGGTTTCCGAGTGGGCTTTGATGCGCAATTGGGATGGCGAACGTGGGCAAGACCCAGTTGTGCGTACCGCGCAACCACCAGTTATTGGCGCCGGACAAGTCGTCCTTGCTTCTTGGAAACTCATGCTTGATGCTGGTGCTTTGCAGTCCGATGAGCCAAACTTAGCTCGTACCGCACGCCGCCCAGTTGCTTTGATGTCAGCGAACACGGCACGTGACTCACAGATCGGTGACTATGTGAAGATCATCGGCCGCACTGGTGAGATGGTTTTGGAAACTGCAGTTATCGAGATGCCCGATGGTGTGGTTTGGGTTCCACAGAACTCAGCTGGTAGCCAGATTGCTCTCATTGGTTCTGCAGCCGGAGACATCGTTTCGATTCAAGCAACGGAGGTAACGAAGTGA
- the nuoH gene encoding NADH-quinone oxidoreductase subunit NuoH — MIFTQVVADFSNDTWWISGLKALFIVLFLIFSVIFALWFERRLIARFQNRVGPNTVGPFGLGQSFPDALKLIFKEDFWLAGAEKIVYIVAPVITAICAFSVMAVIPMGPEVSIFGLRTPLQLTDSPVAMLFILAVAALGEYGMVFGGWSAKSTLPLYGSVRSATQMISYELAQGLSLVTIFLAAATMSTSGIVGAQQEIWNVVTLLPAFLVFLVTMFGETNRLPFDLPEAEGEIVAGPHTEYSSMKFAWYYLGEYVNMFNVSMLAVTLFFGGWRSGPIMTTLCGLIGFDPNTGWFPMLVFIFKVWIFIGIFVWVRATLLRFRYDQFMKLGWKGLIPSALIWLTIVLVLHGYKMIHPQFNDRWPMIILSTGFAIIMLIWAFVRDDEKISQSELIAQRESQEFDGFEDGYPVPPLPGQHLPPSPRATRRVANPVPTTTQEA; from the coding sequence ATGATTTTTACTCAGGTCGTTGCAGATTTCTCCAATGATACGTGGTGGATTTCTGGGCTGAAGGCACTCTTTATTGTGCTTTTCTTGATCTTCTCAGTTATCTTCGCACTGTGGTTCGAGCGTCGGTTGATTGCTCGATTCCAGAACCGTGTTGGCCCAAACACTGTTGGCCCATTCGGTCTCGGCCAGTCCTTCCCAGACGCTTTGAAGTTGATCTTTAAAGAAGACTTCTGGCTTGCAGGTGCAGAAAAGATCGTCTACATCGTTGCTCCGGTTATCACCGCAATTTGTGCGTTCTCCGTGATGGCAGTGATCCCAATGGGTCCAGAAGTGTCAATCTTCGGTTTGCGCACTCCACTACAACTCACCGATTCCCCAGTGGCGATGCTCTTCATTCTTGCAGTTGCAGCGTTGGGCGAATACGGAATGGTCTTCGGTGGTTGGTCTGCGAAGTCCACCCTCCCGCTCTACGGTTCGGTGCGTTCGGCAACCCAGATGATTTCTTACGAACTCGCACAGGGTTTGAGCCTAGTGACGATCTTCTTAGCTGCGGCCACGATGTCGACCTCCGGTATCGTCGGTGCTCAGCAAGAGATTTGGAACGTTGTTACGTTGCTTCCTGCCTTCTTGGTATTCCTCGTCACCATGTTCGGTGAAACGAACCGTTTGCCTTTCGACCTTCCAGAAGCTGAAGGCGAAATTGTTGCAGGTCCGCATACCGAATACTCGTCGATGAAGTTCGCTTGGTACTACTTGGGCGAATACGTCAACATGTTCAACGTGTCGATGTTGGCTGTGACTTTGTTCTTCGGTGGCTGGCGTTCTGGACCAATTATGACCACTCTTTGCGGTCTGATCGGTTTCGACCCGAACACCGGCTGGTTCCCCATGCTTGTCTTCATCTTCAAGGTCTGGATATTTATTGGGATCTTCGTGTGGGTTCGTGCGACACTGTTGCGATTCCGTTACGACCAGTTCATGAAGCTTGGCTGGAAGGGCTTGATTCCATCAGCACTCATCTGGTTGACCATCGTGCTTGTGCTCCACGGTTACAAGATGATTCACCCACAGTTCAATGATCGTTGGCCAATGATCATCCTGTCCACTGGCTTTGCGATCATCATGCTGATCTGGGCCTTCGTTCGTGACGACGAGAAGATTTCACAAAGTGAGCTCATTGCTCAGCGTGAAAGCCAAGAATTTGATGGATTTGAAGACGGCTATCCAGTGCCACCACTGCCAGGTCAGCATCTTCCGCCATCGCCACGAGCTACTCGTCGAGTAGCTAACCCTGTGCCAACTACAACCCAGGAGGCGTAA